The genomic segment CCGCGGAGCAGCCGACCGCTGCGTCCCCTTCAGGCGTCGGTAGCCGCGGCCGTCTCCTGCCGGTGCAGGCGGCGGATGCGCAAGCCGACGGCCAGCATCACCACGCTCACTACCGCTATTCCGCCGGCCGCCATCGGCTGAGCCATCGCACGCATGTTCTCGAGCTCGCCGGGGCGCACCGGCAGGCCCTGGTAGGCGCGCCTGGCCATCTGCTGCTGCTCGGCCCATTCGGGAATCGCCGGCCACGCGAGCATGAGCACCACCGCTTGCAGGCCATAGACCGCAACGCCGAGCGGAAGCGCCGGCGCCATCAGGCGCAGCACGCAGATTCCGACGGCGACTTCGGCCGCGCCAACCGCGATCGTCAGCACGACGCTGGCCGGCCACGGCACGTCGATGCCGATGGGCGGTATCGGATTGCTCCACATCGTCCATCGCGTCATCCCTTGTACGCCGCTCAGCACGGCGAAGACTCCGAACAGCACCGTCCACCAGCGCTCGCTCGCAAGGATGCGCGGATCGACGTGATACCGGGGCTTTTCCATGCCTGGATCCTCGGGAGCGGGAACGGCGGAGGTGCGATGGGCGTCGATGCCGAGCGCCCAGAAACCGGGCGTCCACTGCACGCGGTCGAGCAGCACGAACTCGAGGGCCGCGAAGAACAGAATCGACGTCCAGAACGGGACCTCCGCAAGGCCCGGAAGCGTGCGCGTCAGCAGCGCCTGCACGATCACGAGCGGTGCGCTGACCAGCAGCCAGTCGACGTAGATTGCCAGCAGGAGCCGCTTGCGCGACGCCGCGGGCCAGGCGCTCCTCGCGTCGTTCCTCACCGCGGCGGCCGCCTCACCGCTGCGACCCGTGCTTCTCGCGCCACGGCTTGACGATGGCGAAGGGATCTTCGGGCGGCGTCTGGAAGACGGCGACGCCGTCGGGAATCACCACCCAAGGCTGTCTGCTGCGGACCCCGATGTGCGCGCAGCGTCACTCGGCGCTCTCTCGGAAGAAGCCGAGCACCAGCCACAGCGCCAGCAGCCACAGTGCCACGACCAGCACGGCGCCCGCATACGACGACGGACCCGGCCCCGCCGATGCCGCCTTGGCACGGGCATCGACCATGACCGGCTCGGGAATCATGCGCAGGCACAGCGCCAGGCCGAGCGGCACCAGCAGCAGGTCGTCGAGGTAGCCCAGGATCGGAATGAAGTCGGGGATGAGGTCGATGGGACTGAGCGCGTAGGCGACGACGAGCGCGGCCAGCAGACGCGCCGGCGCCGGCGTGCGCGGATCGCGAGCCGCGTAGTAGATGGCCAGAGTCTGCGCGCGAAGGTGCCTGGCGTGGGCTTTGAGCGACTCCAGCATGATGCTCACTCCTGCCGCCGGCGCACGAGGCTGACGACGAGCGTCAGCAGACACAGGGCCGCCATCGTCCTGTGGCGCCAGTCTCCATTCTGCGCTGTTGCCTGTGAGCTCATCGGGGCTCGTGCGGCCGGAGTCTAACCGCCGCCTCCCCCGACGCCAATCCGAAGGATGCAGTGGGCGCCGACGAGACAGTCCCACGTGAGCCGCCCTGCAAGCGAGCGAGGAGTTGCCTGGGTCAGCCACTCCTTCGTCTGCCGTGCTCTCGCCGTCTGCTCGCTGGGCGCAGAGCACACGTGGTCTGTTGCAGGAGGCCGTGCTAGTCCAGGCGCCTCTTGAACCTGCTTCGCCCCGCGCTGCTTCGAGTGCTCCTGCGCCTCCTGCCGCTGCTCGCGTCCGCCCAGGCCGCGCACGCGACCAGCGTCGAGATGTTCAGCCCGCAGGGCTTCAGCCTGGAGGCGCGTCAGGCCGTCGCCCGCTTCTCCGAGCCGATGGTCCCTTTCGGCGACCTGCGCGAGCAGGTGACGCCGTTCGTCGTCGAATGCGCGGAGAAAGGACGCGGGCGCTGGATCGACGGCCGTACGTGGGCGTACGACTTCGAGCGCGACCTTCCCGGCGGCGTGCAGTGCACTTTTCGCCTGACGCAAGGGCTGCAGGATCTCGAAGGCAGACGCGTCGAGGGCGCCGACGCCTTCACGTTCCACACCGGCGGCCCATCGCTCCTCCACATCGATCCGACGGCCGGCCAGACCATCTCCGAGGATCAGGCATTCATCCTGCACCTGAACGCCGAGGCAGATCCCGCCTCGGTGCCGCAGCACGCCTGGTTCGGCGTGGAAGGACTTCCCGAGCGTGTGGAGGCCGAAGTCGTGACAGGCGCCGAGCGCGAGGCGCTGCTGTCGTCGCTGTCGCAGTGGCGCAAACCCAAGGGCCCGTCGGTCATCGTACGTGCGCGCCGGAGGTTTCCGAACGACAAGGCGGTGACGCTGGTGTGGGGAAGCGGCGTACGCACCACCGGCGGCATCGCCGGCGTCAGCGATCAGGCCACGGCCTATCGAACGCGCAAGGACTTCGACATCGACGTGCGCTGCACGCGCGAGAACGCACGCGCCGACTGCAATCCCGTCTCGCGCATCACGCTGGACTTCCAGGGCTCGGTTGCGTGGCAGCACGCGCAGAAGATCGAGCTCGTCTCACCGGCCGGCGAGGTGCGCAAGGCCACTGCTCCGGCCTGGCAGGAGGACCTGCGCGCCGAGACGCTGGTAGACAGCGTCCAGTTCCCCGGCCCCTTCGCCGAAGCGACGACCTACGACATCCGCCTGCCGCAAGGTTTCTCCGACGATTCCGGACGGACGCTTGCGCCGGCGCGCGCGTCGGCGCTCCAAGCGAAGACGGCGCCGCAGGCTCCGCTGGTCAGGTTCGCTTCGCGCTTCGGCATCCTCGAGTCCAGGGCCGATCCGGCGCTGCCGGTGACGTTGCGCAACGTCGAAGCCGAGCTTTCCGGCATGCAGGCGGTTCTGACTCCGCAGCAGCAGACCGGCTGGATGACGATGATCGGGCGCGCCTACGATACGCTGACGGGAAAGACGGTGCGGCTTCCCGCCGACGATCCGGGTCGCATGCTCTACTGGCTGCAGCGGCTGTCGAGGGCACAGCGTGCCCGGTCGATCTTCGAAGGCGAGCCGGAGCGCGAAAGCGGCACGGCATTCCGGCTGCCCAAGCCGTCGCCGGCCAAGGAAATGGAAGTGGTCGGCATCCCGCTGCGCGAGCCCGGCCTCTACGTCGTCGAGCTCTCCAGCCCGCGCCTTGGCGCCTCGCATCTGGGCACCGATCTTCCGATGTACGTTCCGGCCGCGGCGCTGGTCACGAACATGGCCGTGCACTTCAAGCGCGGACACGAGAGCTCGCTGGTGTGGGTGACGCGGCTGGACGACGGCAAGCCGGTGGCGGGCGCACAGGTGACGCTGCACGACTGCAACGGCGCCAGACTCGCCGATCTCGTCACCGACCAGTATGGCCTTGCGCGCGCCGGCGGCTTCGACCGCTACGGCCCGGTCTCGTGCGATCGCCGCGGCGCGGTCAGCGAGGATCCGGTCAAGGACCCTGCCGGAAACGATTTCACCGACGAGCACGGCGACCGCTACAGCGGCCCGCTCGATGTCCTTTCCAGCGGCATCTTCGTCGTCGCCCGCAGCGGCGGCGACATCAGCTTCGTGCATTCGGGGTGGGACGACGGCATCGAGCCGTGGCGCGTGCTGCCGCAAGCCGACACCTACGGCAGCAGCGAGGACGCGCGCCACACGATCCTGGACCGCTCGCTGTTCCGTCCCGGCGACACCGTGCACATGAAGCACGTGCTTCGCCTTCCGGTGATGGGCGGCTTTGCCGTGCCGTCCGCCGACAAGCGACCGAAAAAGGTCAAGGTCGTGCACGAGGGCAGCGAGCAGAGCTACGAGCTCGATCTTGCGTGGGACGAAAACGGAGCGGCCGCCACCGACTGGCCCATCCCCGCCGGCGCCCGCCTTGGCACCTACGCCGTGCGGCTGACCGGTGGGGCCGCACAGGACGGCTGGGCCGACTGGACCAGCACGGCACGCTTTCGCATCGAGCAGTTCCGCGTTCCGCTGATGCGCGGAGCGGTGAGCCTGCCGGCGCAGACGCAGGTGGCGCCGGCGTCGGTTCCCGTCGACGTCGCCGTTGCGTATCTCGCCGGCGGCGGCGCCGAGCAGCTGCCCGTCATCCTTCGCAGCGAGCTGCGCGCGGGCAGCATCGACGTGCCCGAGGAGCTCGAGGCATTCACGTTCGCCGCAGGCTCGGTCCAGACCGGAATCGTGCGCGAGACCGACGACTACGCCGAGGAAGGCGACCTGCCTTCGCCCAAGCTGCATCAGGAGCGCCCGCTGACGCTGGATGCATCGGGCGCCGCGCGCGCCGAGGTGACCGAGCTGCCGGCGAGCGAAGAGGTGCGCGAGCTGGTGGCCGAGATCGAGTTTCGCGACCCCAACGGCGAGCGTCAGACGGTGGCGTCGACGACGACGCTGTGGCCGGCCGCGCGCGTGGTGGGCATCGAAGTGGAGCGCTGGCTGGCCACCGATGCCGACATTGAAGCCAAGACCGTCGTCCTCGGCAGCGACCGGCGCCCCGTTGCGGGCGCGCCGGTCACGGTCGAGCTGCTGCACCGGCGCAGCTACTGGTCGCGCACGCGCCTGATCGGCGGCTTCTACGGATACGAAGGTTCGGTGGAGACGCGTCTGCTGGGACCGTTCTGCCACGGCGTCACCGGCGCGGACGGCATGTTCCCGTGCAAGGCGCGCCCGCCGCAGGACGAGTCGGTCCATCGTGGCGGCGAGCTGGTGCTGCAGGCAACGACCGTCGACGAGCAGGGCCGCAAGTCGGTGACGCACGTCTCGGTGTACGTACCCGGCGACGACACCTCGTTCGCCGTCGAGCCGAGCGACCGCATCGACGTGCTCGCCGAGAAGCGCGAGTACGAGCCGGGAGAGACCGCCCGACTGCAGGTGCGCATGCCGTTCCAGCACGCCACCGCGCTCGTGGTCGTCGAGCGTGAAGGGACGGCCGAGGCGCGGGTGCTGGAGCTGTCGGGCGCCGATCCGGTCATCGAAGTCCCCCTGCTCGCCAGCTACGCGCCCAACGTCTTCGTCTCGGTGCTCGCTGTGCGCGGCCGCATCGGCGCACCGCAGCCGACGGCGCTGCTCGATCTCGGCAAGCCCGCGTTTCGCATGGGCGCGGTCGAGCTGCGCGTGGGCCGCAGGGAGCATCGTCTCGACGTGCGGGTCGGCGCGGACAAAGCCGTCTATCGCGTTCGCGAGAAGGCGTCGGTGCACGTGCAGGTGCGCCGCTTCGACGGCAGCGCGCCGCCCGCCGGCAGCGAGATCGCGCTGGCCGCGGTCGACGAGGGCCTGCTCGAGCTCGACGCGAACGAGAGCTGGGACCTGCTCGAAGCGATGATGGGCCGGCGTCCGTATCTGGTAACGACGGCAACGGCGCAGAGCCAGGTGGTGGGCAAGCGGCACTTCGGACGCAAGGCCGTCGCCGCCGGCGGCGGAGGCGGCGGCGGCCAGACCCGCGAGCTTTTCGACACGCTTCTCCTGTGGAACGCGCGCGTGCCGCTCGATGCCGCCGGCGATGCACGCGTGGAGGTGCCGCTCAACGACTCGCTGACCAGCTTCCGCATCGTCGCCGTGGCCACCGCCGGCACCAGCCAGTTCGGCACCGGCGCGACGTCGATCCGTTCGGCGCAGGACCTGCTGCTGCTGCCGGGCCTGCCTCCGCTCGTGCGTGCGGGCGATGCGTTTTCGGCCGAGCTGACTCTGCGCAACACCACGGCCGCCGCCATGGACATCGAGGTGGCCGGCGAGGCCGACGGCGTGCCGGAGCTGACGCTTTCGCCGCGCTCGCTGCGCCTGGAGCCGTCGCAGAGTTCCGTCGTCGAGTGGCAGCTGCGGGCTCCGCAGATCTCCGGCGACGTCGTCTACCGCCTGCGCGCAGTCTCGCGCAGCGGCTCGCAAGACCAGATCGTGGTGCGGCAGCAGATCGTGCCGGCGGTTCCCGAGACGACGCTGCAGGCGACGCTGCTGCACGAGCAGCAGGCGGTGCAGCGGGTGCAGATGCCCGCAGGCGCGGTGCCGGGCCGCGGCGGCATCGAGGTGGCGATGGCGCAGAGCCTGACCGGCAGCCTCGGCGAGGTACGGGCGGCGCTCGAGCGTTATCCGTACGAGTGCCTCGAGCAGCGCGTCTCGGTTGCCATCGGGCTTGCCGACCAGGAGCGCTGGGGGCGCATCCTGGCCGGCATCTCGCCGTACATCGACGGCGACGGGCTGCTCAAGTACTTCCCGTCGATGTCGCGCGGCAGCGAGGTGCTGACCGCGCACGTGCTGGCGCTGAGCAGCGCAGCCGGCTTTGCCGTACCCGACGACGTGCGCATGCAGATGATCAGCGGGCTGACCCGCTTCGTCGAAGGCAACGTCGTGCGCGATCCGGGATTCGCGGTCGTCGACCTGCCGCTGCGCAAGCTGGCGGTGATCGAGGCGCTGGCGCGCGCCGGCGAGGCCAAGGCGTTCATGGTGCAGAGCATCGCCATCGAGCCTGCGCGCTGGCCGACCTCGGCGCTGCTGGACTGGTGGAGCATCGTCCACCGCATCAAGGACCTTCCCGAGCGCGAACAGCGCCTGCAGGAGACCGAGCGGCTGCTGCGTGCGCGACTGGAAGTTGCCGGCACGCACATCGCCTTCCGCAGCGACGCGCGCGAGAACCTGTGGTGGCTCATGCGCGCCGGCGACCTCGACGACGTGCGCCTGACCCAGCTCCTGTCCGAACTCGACCTGCGGCGCGAGGAGCTTCCGGCCATCGCGCGCGGCGCGCTGTCGATGCAGCACAAGGGCTCCTGGAGCACGACCGTCTCCAACGCCTGGGGCATGGTGGCGATGCGCGCGTTCGACCAGCGCTTCGGCACCGAGCCGCTGACGGGAACCACCGCCGCGGCGCTGGGCGCGCAGGCTCGCGCTCATGAGTGGAAGGAGCCGGCGCCGGCTACGCTGACGCTGCCGTGGCCGGCCGCCGCCGAAGACCTTCGCATCCAGCACCGCGGCCGCGGCACGCCGTGGCTCACCATCACGTCACGAGCGGCGCTCCCGCTGCAGTCGCCGCTCGGCGCCGGCTACTCGATCCGCAAGACGGTGACGCCGCTGGACGTGCACGAGTCGGGTGCTCTGCAGCGCGGCGATCGCCTGCGCGTGCGTCTGGAGATCGATGCGCAGACGCACATGACATGGGTGGTGATCGACGATCCGGTTCCCGCCGGCGCCTCGCACCTGGCCGCCGGTCTCGGCCGCGGCGCCGGCGTCGGTCTCCCGGCCGCCGAGGACGCGGACATCGACACGCCGACCTACACGGAGCGTTCGTTCGCCGGATACCGCGGCTACTTCGAGTACATGCCCGCCGGAACGACCACCGTCGAGTACATCATCCGTCTGAATCAGGCGGGAACCTTCCAGCTTCCGCCCACGCGCGTCGAGGCGCTCTATGCACCCGAACGCTTCGCGGCGTCGCCGAACGCTCCGATGCAGGTGCATGACTAGTGGCGCCGGACATCGCCGCTGCATGATCGGCGGCGTCGCGGTCGACGCGCAGCTGGTCATCAGCGCCGCAGCCGCCACGGTGCTGCTGGTGACCGTCACCGCCGCGACCGTTGTTCGCATCGCCCGCGACGGCTCGCCGGCGCCGACGACGTTCGAGGAGACACGAGCCCTCCACTGCCCCTCCGACCTGCGGCTGCTCGACCGGCACGGCGCGGTCCTGCACGAGCTGCGGCTGGACGAGGCGCGCCGGCGGATGCGCTGGGTGTCGCTGGCCGGGATCTCGCCGGCGCTGCAGGAGGCGGTGCTGCGCTCGGAGGACCGGCGGTTCTTCGATCATCGCGGAGTCGACGCCCGTGCGATGATCGCGGCCGTCTGGCAGCGCATCCGGCACGGCAGCCTGCGCGGCGCCAGTACCATCACGATGCAGCTGGCCGCGATGCTCGACCGCGGCCTGGCGCGCGGCGGCTCGCCGCGCACGCCGGCGGCCAAATGGCGGCAGATGCGCGCGGCCTGGGCGCTGGAGGCGCGCTGGACCAAGCGACAGATCCTCGAAGCCTACCTGAACCTGGTGACGTTTCGCGGGGAGCTGCAGGGCGCGGCCGCGGCAGCGGCGGTGCTCTTCGACAAGGCGCCGCACGGGCTCTCGCATCCCGAGGCAGCCGTGCTGGCGGCGCTCATCCGCTCGCCCAATGCGGCACGCGACGTCGTGGAGGCACGCGCGAAGCGGCTGATGGCCGCGTCTTCCGCCGCCGCCGGCGACCCTGCGCGCGCGGCTTCGTTGTCGTCACGCGCCGATCCGCTGCGTGCGGCCCTGGACGACGCGTTCGCCTCGCCCTCGGGCACCGGTCCGCGCGTCACGGACGCGGCACACGCTGCACGTAGGCTCTTCACGGCCGACGACGTCGCCGGCTGCCGTGATCGTGCTTCGACGCTGGATGCCGAGCTTCAGCGGCGTGCGGCCTCCTCGCTGCACGATCACCTGCGAGACATGCGCGAGCAGTCGGTTCGCGACGGCGCCGTGCTGGTCGTCGACAATGCCAGCGGCGACGTGCTCGCGTACGTGGCCTCGAGCGGGCGCCTGTCTTCGTCCGAGCACGTCGACGGCATCCGTGCGCTGCGCCAGCCGGGCTCGGCGCTCAAGCCTTTCCTCTATGCGCTGGCCCTCGATCGCCGCCTCGTCACCGCCGCCACGCTGCTCGAGGACGCCCCGACCGACATCGCGATCGGCAGCGGCGTCTTTCGTCCGCGCAACTACGATCATCTCTTCCGCGGCCTCGTCACGGTCCGGACCTCTCTGGCGGCGTCGCTGAACGTGCCGGCCGTGCGCACGCTGCAGCTCGTCGGCGCCGATCGCTTCGCCGACTCCCTTCGCGAGCTCGGCTTCGACGGCATCGACGGCGACGGCGACTTCTACGGCCCGTCGCTGGCGCTGGGGTCGGCCGAGGTCAGCCTGTGGGAGCTCGTCGGCGCCTATCGCACGCTGGCGCGCGGCGGCCTCGCATCGCCGCTGCGGCTGACCGCTGCCGACGCGCGCGACGGCGACCAGGAGAGCATGACACCGCCTGCGCGCCGCGTGCTCGGCGAGGAGGCCGCGTTCATCACGGCCGACATTCTCGCCGACCGCGGAAGCCGCGCCACGACGTTCGAGCTCGAGAACGCGCTGGCCACGCGCTTCTGGTCGGCGGCCAAGACCGGCACGAGCAAGGACATGCGCGACAACTGGTGCATCGGCTTCAGCGACCGCTACACGGTCGGCGTCTGGGTCGGCAACTTCACCGGCGCCCCGATGCACGACGTCAGCGGCGTCTCCGGAGCCGCACCGATCTGGAATGATGTCCTGTCGCAGCTGCATGCAGATCGGCCGAGCATCGCGCCGCCGCCGCCGACGGCGGTCATACGCATGGCGGCGCCGGGCGGTGCGCCGCCGGAGTGGTTCGTGCAGGGCACGGAGCCGCTCGTGCCCTCGCAGCTGGCTCGTCTTCCGCGCATCGTCTCGCCGGCCGACGGCAGCATCCTGACGGTCGACCTGGACACCCCGCCGCAGCGGCAGCGCGTGACGTTCGTCGCCGACGCCGCGCCGGAAGGTGCCGCTTGGAAGCTCGGGGACGCGCTCCTGAGCGCGGCAGAGCCGGCGCTATGGTCGCCGGTGCGCGGGCACCATCGCCTCGCGCTGCTGGACGGCGATCGCCGCGAGCTCGCGGCGGTGACCTTCGAGGTGCGCGGCGGGCCGCGGCCGCCGCAGGATTAGAAGCCGCGGGCGCTATTCGATCTCGGCCAGGCCCGTCAGCACGTGTTCGAGGCCGCGCGTCAGGAGCGTCATGCGGTGATAGTCGAGGCGCTCGGCGGTGTCGGAGGAACGGTGGTAGTGCGGATCGCGGAACGTAGCGGTATCGGTGATCATCAGCGCCTGCACGCCTCGCTCCCAGAACGAGCGATGATCGGACCAGTCGACTCCCGGTACGCTGGCCGGCAGCACCGCGACCTCCGACGGCAGCCGTGCGACCTCGCGGAACCGCGCCACCACCTGCTGCACGAGATCCCGCGACGGCGGGTTGCCGACGAAGCCGATGAAATTGCCGCGATCCGGATACAGCGGCGCCAGCGCCGCCGGATAGCGCTGGCTGCCCGGCTCCTCGCTGTAGTAGCCGACGGTCTCGATGGACATCATCGCGTGCAGCTGCGCGCGCGGGTCCGAGAACGTGTTTACGTACTCGGCGCTGCCCATCCCGCGGCCCATGTTGAAGTACGGCGGCTCTTCGTTCGGGAAGGCGACGAAATGAACCGGCCGCCGCGGCGTGCGCTTCGCCAGTGCGCGCGCGAGCTCGAGCATGACCGCCACGCCGGTGGCGTTGTCATTGGCACCGGGCGAGCCGGTGACGGAATCGTAGTGGGCGCCGACCACGATCGCCGCCGCCGACGCCTCGCCGGCCAGCACGGCCTCGACGTTGTGGAAGGCCTGCCCGTCGTGCTCGTAGCTGCGCAGGCGCGGCTGGTATCCCGCGGCCGCGAACTGCTCTTCGATGTAGCGACGCGCCTGCTCCAGGCTGGCGTAGCGGCGCGCGTTGCGCTCGCCGATGCGTGAGGAAAGCGCCGCAACGTGCGCGTGCAACCGGTCACGCAAAGCCGTGTCTTCCATGGTCAGCTCGGGCAGCGGCCCCTGATAGGAGGCGCCGGGCGCGGCCAGCAGCCAGCCGCACGCACAGGCCACGCCGGCGGCAACCGCTGCGACCACCGCCATCGCCCGGCGCAGCGGCGTCACATTGCCCTCTCATCGCGCGCCTTCGGCGGCGCCGGACCGTCCACGCTCACGCAACGATGACGTCCGCCGCCGCGGTCCTGTTCGATGGGTTGGTATGCGGCGGGAGTCGAGAGCGCGACTGCGCCCGCGCCGCCTGCCCTACCAGGCGTCGACGCAGCTTCGCTTCTTCCCCACGCGCGGCGCCGGCGACGGCGCTGCCGTCAGCGCTCGCAGGATCCAGCGTCGCGATTCGGCCGGATCGATGACGTCGTCGATCTCGAAGTAGGAAGCCATGCTGACGGCCTTGCCGATCTCGTACATGCGCGCGACCATGTCATCGAACATGCGGCGGCGGTCGGCGGGATCCTCGATCGCCGCCAGCTCCTTCTGAAAGCCCAGCTTGACGGCGCCCTCGAGGCCCATTCCGCCGAACTCGCCGGTGGGCCAAGCCACCGTGAAGATCGGCGCATGGAAGCTGCCGCCCGCCATCGCCTGCGCGCCCAGCCCGTAGCCCTTGCGCAGCACGATCGTGAAGAACGGCACCGAAAGGCTGGCGCCGACGACGAACATGCGTGCCGCGTGGCGCACCATCGCCTTCTTCTCGATCTCGGGGCCGACCATGATGCCGGGCGTATCGCACAGGAACAGGATCGGCACGTCGTGCGCGTCGCAGAGCTGCATGAAGCGCGCGGCCTTGTCGGCGCCGTCCGGATCGATGGCGCCGGCAAGGTGTGAGGGATTGTTCGCGATGATGCCGAGGGGGCGCCCCTCGATTCGCGCCAGCGCGGTGACCATGCCGGCGCCGAAGCCGCGCCGCAGCTCGAGCACCGAGCCCGTGTCGGCGAGCGTCTCGATGACCGAGCGCACGTCGTAGATGCGCAGTCGGTTCTCGGGAATGGCTGCGCGCAGCAGCCGCTGATCGGCGCTTTGCCAGGACGGCAGCGGCCCCTGGAAATACGACAGGTACTTCTTGGCCGCCGCCACGCCCTCGGCTTCGTCGGCCACGGCGATGTCGACGACGCCGTTGGCGCTCTGCACGCTCATCGGTCCGACCTCGTCCGGATGGAACACACCGAGACCGCCACCTTCGATCATGGCCGGGCCGCCCATTCCGATGCTCGAGTTGGCCGTGGCGATGACGACGTCGCAGCAGCCGAGCAGCGCCGCGTTGCCGGCAAAGCAGCGGCCCGAGTTGATACCGACCAGCGGGACCAGGCCGCTGAGGCGCCCGAAGAACTGGAAGGCGCGGCAGTCCAGGCCGGCAACGCCGGAAGCGTCGGTGTCGCCGGGGCGCCCTCCGCCGCCCTCGGTCAGGATCACCACGGGCAGGCGCTGCTCGTAGGCGATTTCGAACATCCTGTCCTTCTTGCGATGGTTCTGCAGGCCCTGCGTCCCCGCCAGCACCGTGTAGTCGTACGACATCACGACCGCTCGCGATCGCTCGGGTGCGAACAGGTCGCCGTTGATGCTGCCGATGCCGCAGATCATTCCGTCGCCGGGCGTGCGGCGAATCAGATCGTCGAGCTCGCGGCGGCGGCGCTGCGCCGCAATGACGAGACCGCCGAACTCGGCGAAGCTGCCGGGGTCGCACAGGTCGTCGACGTTCTCCCGCGCGGTGCGCTGGCCGGTCTTGCGGCGACGCTCGACGGCCTCGGGCCGTGCCTCGTCCAGCCCGAAGCGGTGTCGCTCGACGGCCTCGGCCAGGTCGGGCCGGATACGATCGAGGTCGCCCGAGGACGACTCGAAAGTCTGAGCCGCGGCGACATCGCCTTCCTGCAGATACAGCAGCGGCTCGCCCTCGAAGACGGTGTCGCCGACCGCGACCGCCAGTGCTCGCACGGTGCCGCCGGCCGGCGCGCCGATGACGTGCTCCATCTTCATCGCTTCCATGACCAGCAGCGGAGCGCCTGGCGCGACGCCGTCGCCTTCGCCGACGTCGATGCCGACCACGGTGCCCTGCATCGGAGCGCGCACGGTCGCGGTGCCGGGCGGCGCCTCCTGCTCTGCGCGTCTGGCGCGCTGCGCCTGCGGCGTCGGCATCGCCGCCGCCTGGCCCGGCTGTTTGCCGTGCCGCACCACCGCCAGCGGATCGATGCGATCCACTCGCGCTCCGGCGCGCCCGGCTCGAGCGACCGATGCGGTCTCCGCGCCGCCGGCCACCCAAGCCTCGCCCTGTCCGGTCGCGGACGCGCCGGCGCTCGCAGCGTCCTTGCGCTCGGCCGTCGAAGCTTCGCGGTGCTCGCATGCATCGGCGCTCGCGAAGTAGAGCTGCGGCTGCGGCGTCTGCGCGCGATCGAGGAGATTGCTCACGCGGTCTTCGACCAGACGCGTGTGCACGCGCGATGCGGCGACGTCTTCGTCGTCCAGAAGGCTGTGGAGAAAGGCGATGTTGGTGGCCACCCCTTC from the Candidatus Limnocylindrales bacterium genome contains:
- a CDS encoding YkvA family protein: MLESLKAHARHLRAQTLAIYYAARDPRTPAPARLLAALVVAYALSPIDLIPDFIPILGYLDDLLLVPLGLALCLRMIPEPVMVDARAKAASAGPGPSSYAGAVLVVALWLLALWLVLGFFRESAE
- a CDS encoding MG2 domain-containing protein, translated to MNLLRPALLRVLLRLLPLLASAQAAHATSVEMFSPQGFSLEARQAVARFSEPMVPFGDLREQVTPFVVECAEKGRGRWIDGRTWAYDFERDLPGGVQCTFRLTQGLQDLEGRRVEGADAFTFHTGGPSLLHIDPTAGQTISEDQAFILHLNAEADPASVPQHAWFGVEGLPERVEAEVVTGAEREALLSSLSQWRKPKGPSVIVRARRRFPNDKAVTLVWGSGVRTTGGIAGVSDQATAYRTRKDFDIDVRCTRENARADCNPVSRITLDFQGSVAWQHAQKIELVSPAGEVRKATAPAWQEDLRAETLVDSVQFPGPFAEATTYDIRLPQGFSDDSGRTLAPARASALQAKTAPQAPLVRFASRFGILESRADPALPVTLRNVEAELSGMQAVLTPQQQTGWMTMIGRAYDTLTGKTVRLPADDPGRMLYWLQRLSRAQRARSIFEGEPERESGTAFRLPKPSPAKEMEVVGIPLREPGLYVVELSSPRLGASHLGTDLPMYVPAAALVTNMAVHFKRGHESSLVWVTRLDDGKPVAGAQVTLHDCNGARLADLVTDQYGLARAGGFDRYGPVSCDRRGAVSEDPVKDPAGNDFTDEHGDRYSGPLDVLSSGIFVVARSGGDISFVHSGWDDGIEPWRVLPQADTYGSSEDARHTILDRSLFRPGDTVHMKHVLRLPVMGGFAVPSADKRPKKVKVVHEGSEQSYELDLAWDENGAAATDWPIPAGARLGTYAVRLTGGAAQDGWADWTSTARFRIEQFRVPLMRGAVSLPAQTQVAPASVPVDVAVAYLAGGGAEQLPVILRSELRAGSIDVPEELEAFTFAAGSVQTGIVRETDDYAEEGDLPSPKLHQERPLTLDASGAARAEVTELPASEEVRELVAEIEFRDPNGERQTVASTTTLWPAARVVGIEVERWLATDADIEAKTVVLGSDRRPVAGAPVTVELLHRRSYWSRTRLIGGFYGYEGSVETRLLGPFCHGVTGADGMFPCKARPPQDESVHRGGELVLQATTVDEQGRKSVTHVSVYVPGDDTSFAVEPSDRIDVLAEKREYEPGETARLQVRMPFQHATALVVVEREGTAEARVLELSGADPVIEVPLLASYAPNVFVSVLAVRGRIGAPQPTALLDLGKPAFRMGAVELRVGRREHRLDVRVGADKAVYRVREKASVHVQVRRFDGSAPPAGSEIALAAVDEGLLELDANESWDLLEAMMGRRPYLVTTATAQSQVVGKRHFGRKAVAAGGGGGGGQTRELFDTLLLWNARVPLDAAGDARVEVPLNDSLTSFRIVAVATAGTSQFGTGATSIRSAQDLLLLPGLPPLVRAGDAFSAELTLRNTTAAAMDIEVAGEADGVPELTLSPRSLRLEPSQSSVVEWQLRAPQISGDVVYRLRAVSRSGSQDQIVVRQQIVPAVPETTLQATLLHEQQAVQRVQMPAGAVPGRGGIEVAMAQSLTGSLGEVRAALERYPYECLEQRVSVAIGLADQERWGRILAGISPYIDGDGLLKYFPSMSRGSEVLTAHVLALSSAAGFAVPDDVRMQMISGLTRFVEGNVVRDPGFAVVDLPLRKLAVIEALARAGEAKAFMVQSIAIEPARWPTSALLDWWSIVHRIKDLPEREQRLQETERLLRARLEVAGTHIAFRSDARENLWWLMRAGDLDDVRLTQLLSELDLRREELPAIARGALSMQHKGSWSTTVSNAWGMVAMRAFDQRFGTEPLTGTTAAALGAQARAHEWKEPAPATLTLPWPAAAEDLRIQHRGRGTPWLTITSRAALPLQSPLGAGYSIRKTVTPLDVHESGALQRGDRLRVRLEIDAQTHMTWVVIDDPVPAGASHLAAGLGRGAGVGLPAAEDADIDTPTYTERSFAGYRGYFEYMPAGTTTVEYIIRLNQAGTFQLPPTRVEALYAPERFAASPNAPMQVHD
- the pbpC gene encoding penicillin-binding protein 1C translates to MIGGVAVDAQLVISAAAATVLLVTVTAATVVRIARDGSPAPTTFEETRALHCPSDLRLLDRHGAVLHELRLDEARRRMRWVSLAGISPALQEAVLRSEDRRFFDHRGVDARAMIAAVWQRIRHGSLRGASTITMQLAAMLDRGLARGGSPRTPAAKWRQMRAAWALEARWTKRQILEAYLNLVTFRGELQGAAAAAAVLFDKAPHGLSHPEAAVLAALIRSPNAARDVVEARAKRLMAASSAAAGDPARAASLSSRADPLRAALDDAFASPSGTGPRVTDAAHAARRLFTADDVAGCRDRASTLDAELQRRAASSLHDHLRDMREQSVRDGAVLVVDNASGDVLAYVASSGRLSSSEHVDGIRALRQPGSALKPFLYALALDRRLVTAATLLEDAPTDIAIGSGVFRPRNYDHLFRGLVTVRTSLAASLNVPAVRTLQLVGADRFADSLRELGFDGIDGDGDFYGPSLALGSAEVSLWELVGAYRTLARGGLASPLRLTAADARDGDQESMTPPARRVLGEEAAFITADILADRGSRATTFELENALATRFWSAAKTGTSKDMRDNWCIGFSDRYTVGVWVGNFTGAPMHDVSGVSGAAPIWNDVLSQLHADRPSIAPPPPTAVIRMAAPGGAPPEWFVQGTEPLVPSQLARLPRIVSPADGSILTVDLDTPPQRQRVTFVADAAPEGAAWKLGDALLSAAEPALWSPVRGHHRLALLDGDRRELAAVTFEVRGGPRPPQD